AACCAAGTTGGGGCATGAATTTGAGACTTGGTGCGCCGGGTTGTTTTCAATCCCCATTCCTCTACCTTGGACTACGTTTGGGCGGGCACGGCGTAGTCGTAAACGATTGTTAGCAGAATTGGAGCGGATCATCTACGATCGCCAGCAGCAACAGGAGCGCACTGAGGACGCCTTACAGTTATTAATTGAGGCTCGTGACGAAAATGGTCAAGGATTGAGCTTAGAAGAGTTGAAGGATCAAGTTTTGCTGCTCTTGTTTGCTGGGCATGAAACTCTCACGTCAGCGATCGCCTCGTTCTGCATGCTGACAGCGCAGCATCCAAATATCACCGCTGCTTTGCGAGCAGAGCAACAAGGTCTTGCCGCCTCTGAGACCCCCACCTTGGACGAACTGCGGCAAATGACCTACCTCGATCAAGTGTTGCGGGAGGTGTTGCGCCTGATTCCACCTGTGGGAGCGGGTTTCCGGAAGGTATTGCAACCCTTTGAGTTCAATGGTTATCAGGTACCTGTAGGTTGGAGCGCTATCTACCAGATTGGCCCAACCCATAAGGAAGCCAACCTCTATCCCGAACCCGATCGTTTTGACCCAGAGCGCTTTAATGCATCCCAAACGGCTGAGCGGCCTAGATATGGCTATGTGCCCTTTGGGGGTGGCCTTCGCGAGTGTATCGGCAAAGAGTTTGCTCGTCTTGAAATGAAGTTATTTGCGATCGCCCTCCTCCGGAGCTATGAGTGGCAGTTACTACCGGACCAGAATCTGGAGTTGTCCACCATTCCTACTCCCCGTCCGCAAGATGGGCTCCGAGTTCAATTTCGGGCTCTGGCCACTCCGCTGGCACCGATGACTAGTCCTGCGTAATTTTTCTTAGTGATGTTCTAGCCACAGAGATGAGGGGAGATGGCTATCCCAGGAGAGGTTCAATCTGGGTGCAGAAGATTGTCACAAATTAATTGCTGGGCTGGCTTACGTCTACCATCCATCATCCCTTCCCTCCCAACGCCATCACGTTGACCTCTAAACCGTTCTGGGGAAACGCCCCATGCGGAGCCGCACGTGGGGTGTTGTGGGGACTGGGGAGAAAATCCCCTTGCTACCCGATTGTGCTACTGTCACCAATTACCTTCTTGACAACACATCTTTATACTTCGACTTTGTAGTTGAGTTGGTGCTCATCACCCGGTAAACCCCGAAATCCCCAATTATGCTTCGGCGTTTCAAATATTGTAATCTCCAAGTCTTGCGTTGTGATCCCAAGGGATTGAACCCGTTCAAACAATAACCGAATCAACTGCTTTTTAGCTTCAGCACTACGTCCCTCAAACATACTGAACTCGATAATGGTGTATCGTTCTGTGCGCCCACTAGGGTAGAAAAAGTCATTGGCATCAAGTGGGAAAAATCGGTGTGCCCGTTTATCAGCAGGGTATTGGAGCGCATCCATCACACAGGAATGGATGATATCGGAGAGTTTTTGTTTGATCGGGTCAAGCTGCACTCTCAGACCATAAATTTTGACTTGTGACATTGCACCATTTAACTCAGCAACTATTCATTAAAACTGTCTGGCTGCTCACCGGTCGTCTCAAGGCACCTGAATACCTCAAAGTTTCCGTGTAATTCTGTCTATTTCAAATCTTTTACAAGATATTACTGCCTTTTAAGCTTCGATTGAACTTGATTTAACCATAGCTTCACGTTCCCATAAGTAATGCGTGGGAGCATTAACGGGATGGCAATTCATGAAGTCATATCAATTCTGATTGATTATCCCTCCCTAAACTACTTTAGATAGGTGCTTGGTTTTGTGACGCAAAAGATTCTAACTCGTCAGCTTCTAATAGCTGTTGCAGCAGCGTGTATTTTAGGGTTCCTGAATGGCATTAATCAACCTGCACATGCAGAAGCGCAAGGTGTCGTGATTGATATACCTGTGTATGGTCAAACCCTATATAGCGATTTGACAACACGGGCAGAGTCCTTGGTTAGCAATGCCATCAATGATCAGTTTGGCCAAAATCCTGGCCTGTCAACTATTCAAGTAGTGGTTACAGGCGATCGCCACGGCGAAATTATTCCGATTCTAACTACGACGGTTTCTCGGACTCAGTGGCAAGAAAATCCCCAAGTCAATGCTTGGACCAAGTACTACAGTGCTTCCCAGGCTCTACTACAACGGCATGAGCAGACAGAAATAGTAGCAATGGCTCCAAGCAGATCGACTACTGTGAGTGGGCTAGAACGAGCCTTTCAAATTGATGAAGCTTTTGATTCAGGTCGTCTAACTGGACAACCTGCTCAGGAATATCTAAGTGACTTGGATTGATGTTTGGATGGCTGACGTGATTGAAGCGTGATTGACAAATAAGGTTAGCCACTCAGGAGCAGGTGTCAGAATTCCTGCCCAGTTGATGAATGCGATTGCTCATGAGAAAAGAAGTGTTTCTTGTAAGGGAAAATCCAACCTTTGGGTTGGGAAATTAACCATGTTTTAGCTCAAAAGTTTTAGCTCAAAAAAGTCAGTCTTGGTTCGCGATCGCAGAGAAGCAGAAAAACAGAAAAACAGATTCAACAGTAAGCGTTCAACATTGAGAGGAGAGTACAGGTGATTCACGATAATGGAAGTAGCAACAAATCGGGCAATCGTTCCTTTGAGGATGTGCTGCGAGTCAGAATGTCTCGACGTAACGTTTTGGGGCATGGAGCGGCGCTGTCAGCTACTGGCTTTTTAGCAGCACTGGCTGGCAACAAGCTTCTAGCTCAAGGGGTTAAAGCGGCTACCGCCCAAGGTGGGAGTGGTGCTATGTCTCCAGGCTCCAGTACTGCGATCGCCCAGAGTCAGGCTGGCAGCTTGATCAACTTTTCCTTTGTCCGCCCTACCGATGCTGTAGGCCCCACACCTAGCATTTCATCCGATTACCAGTATGATGTACTGATCCCTTGGGGCACTCCACTTCAACCCGGTGGCTCCACCTACGAGGGCGACCCCAATACTCGTCCCACTGCTGCCCAACAAACTCAACAGGTGGGAATTGGTCATGACGGCATGTGGCTCTTTCCAATTGGTAACGGAAATGATCGCGGCATGCTGGCGATTAACCACGAGTTCGGTACTAATCAGCATGTATTGGGCAAAGAAGTACCAGAGAGCCTGGAAGATGTGCGGCTCTCTCAACATGCTCATGGTGTTTCAGTCCTTGAGATTAGAAAGGTGAATGGTAGGTGGCAGAATGTTGGCAGCCCCAATGCTCGTCGCATTCATGTCAACACACCCGTCACCTTTAGCGGGCCAGCAGCCAAAAGCAGACTGCTAAGAACCCGTGCGGGGAATCCGACCTTGGGGACAGTCAACAACTGTGCCAACGGTAAAACCCCGTGGGGAACTTACCTCACCTGTGAGGAAAACTTTAACGGTTACTTTGGTGCTACTGGAGCTTGGACACCCACCGCAGCTCAAGCCCGCTACGGCTTCAGTGCAGGTGGCGCTGGCTATGGCTGGCACTTGTTCGATCCTCGCTTCGATCTCTCAAATTCCAGCTATACCAACGAAGAAAACCGCTTTGGTTGGGTGGTCGAAATCGATCCGATGGATGCTTCTCAAACCCCTGTAAAGCGTACTGCACTCGGTCGCATTAAACACGAAAATGCAGAACTCGTAGTTGGACAAGGCGGTCGGGTCGTGGTTTATATGGGTGATGACGAGCGCTTTGACTACATCTACAAGTTTGTTTCAGATAGCAACTGGCGATCGCTGCGAGCACGTAACATTAGCCCCTTGGATCAAGGTAAGCTCTACGTCGCTAAATTTAATGACAACGGCACAGGCAACTGGCTCGAACTCAGCATCAATAACCCTGCCCTCAAGGCTAAGTTTGCTGACCAAGCTGAGATTCTGACTTACACCCGCATCGCGGCTGACACGCTGGGTGCCACACCTATGGATCGTCCAGAATGGATTGCGACTGCTCCGAATGGGGATGTTTATTGCACCCTCACTAACAACACCCGACGCACAGAAGCGACCCCTCCTAACCCCCTGGCACCCAACCCTTTTGGTCACATCATCAAGTGGCGTGACAGCAACAACCACGTTGGCACTACCTTTACTTGGGACATTTTTGTTCTGGCTAAAGACACACACTCGATCGAGAAAAGTGCCTTTGGTAGCCCGGATGGTCTTTGGGCCGATCCGGACGGACGGCTGTTTATTGAAACTGATGGAGATCAGCCAGAAATCAATGGCGTCAAGCTGAATGACCAGATGCTCGTCGCGGATACAAATACAGGTGAGATCCGCCGGATCTTTGCAGGTGTAACGGGTTGTGAGGTCACGGGCATTACAGTAACGCCCGATCGCCGCACGATGTTCGTTAACCTCCAGCATCCAGGCGACGGCGACCCCAGCCTAACTAATTTCCCAGCACCCCCAAGAAGCGGCAAAATCCCTCGCGACGCAACCGTTGTGATTACCCGAAAAAACGGCGGCATTATTGGTTCCTAGATCGCTCGGCAGTGAGTTTTCGAGCATTCTGACCATAAAGAAGCTCATTACCAGAAACTTGCTTTTGCTCAAGGTTCTTTTGCTCATGGTTGTGCTTTGTTAACCAGTTCCACATAGTTCGTTCATTAGGTGATTTTATGAAACGCTTTTTTCTGGCTATCGGTTTGGGTTTAGGGTTGGCATCACTCGCTGCCCCTGCTAGTGCTGCAACATTTGCTTGGGATATTGAATATAGCGGCTGGTGGGAAGGAAGTGAGAACGCTTCCATTTCAGGGACGATTGTGGCTGATGAGAAGGATGCTGAAGACGGAATCGTTTCTAGTAATGAATTGAAATCCTGGCTCTGGAGCTGGAGCGGTGATGATGTGGTGCCTGCATTCTCTTTTTCTTCTAAAGAGCCAGGCGCGATCGCAGATTTTGACTCCAGTTTTTATGTAGATGGCAGATTGAATCAGCCTGGTCTTCTAGATGGGCTTGACCAGGGAACATTCACCTCTGGCTCTGGTAATGAATTTCTAGATTTAGAGTACTTATTTGCAATCTCTTTTGCTGACAACGTTGAATCTTTCTCACCTGGAAATCTCGATTCAACGATTGGAACTGTCACTGTTTCAGACCCCGTTCTCGTTCCTGAGCCTACCGCCGTCTTAAGTTTGTTTGCCCTAGTTGGTCTAGGTGCTGCTACCCTCAAGCGTCAGAAGCGAGAAGCTTAAAGACATTTTGTAGCAATACCGTATAAAAGACATCAGTCATGAAGGCTTCTCTTAGCTTGAATCTGGGAGAAGCCTTTGTTGTTGAAAAGAGAAATGCAAAACTCAGTCGCCCGGAAGTACGATCGTGGTCTGATTACTGTCTACTGCGATCGCTCCCTAGAAAAAAGTCCACTTTTTCCAGATATTGTAAGCACCGCTGATACTGGTCTGGATAATCCTTAGCTACCCGTGTCTCTAGGCGTTGAGCGATCGCGGCATCTCGTTTTGCTTCTCCAATCAAGTGAGTATAACCTACCTCAACGGGTCGTTTAGAGCCAAAAGCAGTTTCTGGAGAATCAAACAAGCACTGCATAGTGACATCTGGAAAACGGGACTCGGCAGACTGTTGATGATATTCCAGGCAAGCTGCTAGGAAATATTGTTCAATTAGGAGAGAGTCGCCCAGCTTGTTATCCATTAGGGCAAAAGCTGCCTGGTTGCCAGAGTTTGCAGCAATTTGCAAGGCCATATCGGCATAATGGTGAATAAAGTCTACATGGTTGCCACCGATAATCCCGCAGCAATAAGCTAAATTGCGACGACCCGAAAAATACCAGTGCCACTCCTTCGGTAGCCAGCCATTGTTACTTTTTACGCGCTGATCAAACAGTTCAGGTCGATACCACCAACAAGTCGCATGATGTTCCCCAAAGACAAATGACTCCGGATTCTGCGTGAAAACCGGAGCTGAATCTAATTCTGGAGGGAGCGGCTTCCACAAAAACACATCATTATCGACATGAACAAAGGGCTGGCTTTGACTACGGTAGGCCCACAGTTTGCCCAAAATCCACCAATCCGGATCTTGGTGCTGGAGAGCATTCAATTCGGTAGATACCGTATCAAACTCTAGACCCAAACCATCCACCAGCATCTTCGCCCCTGCATCATCAGTCACTAGCGCAGTTTCTGGATAATGTTTTCTTGCTGTTTCGAGGGATAAAATCCAGGCCAGTAAATGATGCTTCTCAGTGAACCAAATCGTCTGCCGATGGGCCCGGAAGGGTTTTGTCCAGAACGACCACACGGAGCGAGTGATGGATTGGGTCATAAAAGACTGCTCCCGATCGCGCCTCCAGAGCCGTAGTAACTGGTTGCAGCGACGGTAAATGAATCTGTGGTCGTGACAGTACCGCCTCCAGTTTGAACCGTGATAGGCCAGTTGCCTGACGAAATGGAAGGCGCTTTGACAACAATTTGCGTTGCCGTAGGTGTGCCCACAATCGTGGCGTTGGTAGCCCCAAACCGAACCGAAACTTCGCCAACATTCAAGTAGTTGCCCACCAACGTCACATTATCTCCCGCTCTGCCTGACTTCGGCGAGAACTGATTGGGCGACGGGTTGAAAACAGGAGCAGGGGGCGGAGGCGGGGCAGGAGGTGGGGGCAAACGATTGACCACAAACTCGCGAATGAAGCTGTTATTGGTTGGCAATAGATCAGAGATTTTGTTCTCTGGATCTGCTGTGAAACGAATTCTGTAAACCCCAGGTTGATCAAACTTGTATTTAAAGCTGATTGAGTTATCGGTTGATTGCTGCTGCGATCGCAGTGCTGCATGAGCGTAGACGACTTGTTGGATCGCCTGCATTGATTCCTGAATTTCGTCTCCCTCGTCCTCAAACCTGAGCATGGTTTCAGTCTTAGGACTGGGTAGCGGCCACCTCCGCACCCTCACCTGAAAGAGCTGCCAACTCACATTGAAGTTAGTAGCATCGACGGTTCCTTGATTACTCAAAACTGCCCGAAACGTCGCTTCCTGCCCCTGGATCAGCGGTAGGGATGACTCTAAAACAATATCTTTCACATAGAGATCCCAGACATCTGCTCGCCAAGGCAGAGAATTGATTTTCTGATTCGCGATTTTGGCAAATACTAAGCCACTGCCAATGACATTTCTGGGCATCTCCACCGTGAGACGGGTACTGGTGCGATCGCTCACCTTGGCTGCTTGGTCTTGAAAGTAAACTTCTACTGAGTCAGTACCACCCAGATTGCCGCCGTCAATCACCACAATACTACCTGGAGCCCCACTCTCTGGTTTAATTTGGGTGATAAACGGTAACTGTCGCCACAGCCGCAGCCGCGCTTCGTCTAGCCCACTCTTAGATGAGATCTCTGTCAGCATGGCAGGTGTTAGCGTTACCATTTCCAAGTCATTTACAGAATGGATGCCAACCGTTTTTAACTTTTGAATCTCTGAACTCTGAATATCCGGTAAGGTTTCTAACGTTCGATATTCGTTAGTTTCTAGGTCAATAGACTTGCGAGTTTCTTGGACTTGCGTATCCAATGCTGGCGTGAAACCTAGTTTGAGCACGGTAGCCCCAGTTTGTCCAGGCGGAGCAGTGCGAAACATGAGATGCCCTGCGGGGTCACGGCGCACATCCACTTGGAGATCTAGGTTTAACTGGTTCACCATCATTGACAGCCGCCGATTTTGCGACTTGAGGATCAAAGTATCTTGGGCTTGATCCAACTCTGCCGTAATGATTTGAATTAACTCCGACAACTGCCACTCATCATTGGGCAGCGCTGATGGTTCGTTGGAGAGAGACTCATTGGAGATGAAGGGGCGGTCGCTATTGGTCACAGAAGCTATGTCACGTTGAGATGGATATCACTGAACAAAAGTTCAGCCTTAAGGATTTAGCTTTAAGGTAACTCTAAAATGGCTCAATGCGTTAACCGACTTTGTGACTAGGGGCGAGGGTAGGGTAGTCATCAGTCGAGCGGTTGCTAGCGAACCTGTGGAGCGTGGGGAAAGATGAAAATGCACAGGGAGATCGATAGCAATCTCATCTAAAATCAGGCTCGGCAAAGAGAGTTCCGAAGTGAGTTCCGAGGCGGATTCAGGCAAATTCGCTTGAGCCAGGAGATCTGGTAGGTCGTCCGGTTCTACTCCTTGAGTCGCTGGGATTTGGGACATCTCCCCGGCGGTCATCACGACTAGGTCACTAAAGTGGATAGAAGGCATGTCGTTTCTACAGATATAAATTTGCAGTTGAGGTTTTAGAAGTGCTGGTTGCAAGTAAAATTTAAACCTAAGCCCCAGCCCCTTCCTGGGTGTGGAAGGGGAGCCAACTACTTCGTCTAGACGATGGGAGCTAGATCAGACTCTTTTACTGAACCTGTACCGTCGTTTAGCGGCTTGTAATCTGTTTTGAACTTCAGGGTGACTTGCCCACTCATTTGAGTCAGGGTTTCAATGTTGCCCACAGAAGTTTGATCTACAGTGCTGACGCTGAGGTTGTTATAGTAGGCACTGACGCTAGCATTGCCCCAACCCCAGGTTGCGCCTGCCTTGACCGAACCTCCATAACTTGTGCTATTTCGCTTAGCAGTGTTCGTGCTGCTTGACTCAGTAGAGGCAACTCGGAAAATTAGCTTGGTATTAATTTCTCCCTCGGTGATGACAATCCGAGCCATCCCTTCGCGTGCCATCTGCCGCAGTTGGTTCATGCCATCACGGGCTAGACCATGCTTGATGGCAGTCTGAATGGTACTGATATCAGTGTTGATGTAGACTTTGGAACTATTGGCCTCAATGCCATCGGCCTTATCAAAATCGCTTTCAAAGAGTTCTTTGACTTTTGTTTCATCAATGACATTAGTGGTGGACTTAACGATGTCATCTTGCCCGAAAAGCCTCAAGATCTCCGCTCGGTGTCCACCTGTAACAGGTGCCATGTAGTAGAGGCGCTTGAGATGGTAAGCTCGTCGAGGCTCACCCACTACGACTCCGAACGCTTTGTCCTTTCCAGTAGTATCCTTTTCTGTAAACGTCAGTTGGTCAAGTTTTTCTGCGACTGCATCGTCTGATACGTTGTCAGAAGCAAATTCTTTCAGGCTCTTGGTCAGCTCAGCAACCATCTCACTGTAAGCTTTCATCTGATCAATAGTCGCTTTGATGATCGAGTTGAAAGTACCTGTGATTAATCCTTGAGTGAATTCAACAAACGCCATCCCGGTTTGCTGGGAACCTCTCACCGCTGCATCGATCGCCCGCTCTGTCGTACCATTACCATTACCCATTGCCAAGTTTTCGTTAATTGGAGCCACCAAGCCCATCGGCATTGATTCCATATTGGCATCTTGGGGTCGCAGGAGTTCTAACAACGTATCCTGCACAACTGTGGTAACTCCCTGGCGTAGCAGTTCACGCTCTGCATCATCACTGCCAATTTTCTCAACACTACGCTCAATCACTTCCATCAAGCGGTCTACCCCACCTGCGACTGCTTCATCTACAGGGGCGATCGCTTCGAGCTGAGGTTGTAGCTCTGAGTTATCAGTGTTGGAATCGTTGTTCTGCTTGCGATTGCGAGCCATGTTTAAGATCTCCTTAGTTTTTGATTAATAGAAAGCAATTCAACTGAGAAGCAGGCGAAACAGGAGAGATTACTCTCAGGCTGCTGACTGTTGCAGTGAAAAAACTTTTAGCTAGGACTATGACGCTGAAGATCATTGGGTTTAGCAACTCAGGCCAAAGACGCCAGTATCTACCCAATCTTGTTTTAGAAGCACCCACCAGTCCACCGAAAGCCCACCCTGAATATATTTGTAGGGCAACCAGCCATACCCTTCTTTACCCCAACTCGTACCCCAGGAATTTCGGATTAGGATCGCTCCTTTGCTCTTGCTTCCCCCTGCTTTAGGATGCTCAATCACCATAGAATCGTCGTAGCCAACTGCAACCATTGCATGACCTCCTTTGGGGCGATCGCTGTTGCATGGATAGGGAAGTTGACCCAAGGTTTCAGGTTGCGTGGCATGTAGTAAAGGCGCATCAAAAAGCATGGTGCCAAACGCCAAGGGAAAGCCTGCCGCCAATTGAGTTTTGATAGTTAACAACAATTCATCAACTTGGATGTTTGGGGTATCTAAGCGGACATAATTGATCGACTTATAATTGGCCTCAATAAGTTTTTGGTGGCTTTATAGAGAAACAAGCGGGAGCGGTGGCTGTACTCGTCGAGAGCTTTTTGCTCCAAGTACTCTGCGATCGCAGTAACGACATGGGCTGTACAAGCTTCTACTTTGCCTTGATCTTCAACCGGAGAGAAACCCGGACGTAGATCGACAAAAGCGGGCAGGTCTAGTTTCTTGAACTGCTTTTTTTCTACGAGTTCTGCGGAGCGACCCAGGAGAGTTTCCATCATGGGTTGCACGACTCGGCTGGTCAACCTGAGATCTCGGTGATCTGGATAATCACGGACCCAGCCCATGCTATGTTGACGGCTAGCAATTCCATTCATGTAGCGTTGTGACTTTCAATTTTCAGGATGAGTGAAGTAACTTGGGGGGTAGATGCCGAGGCTCCCAACTTGATCGAGCGAAAAAGTTGAAAATCGCCTCCGAGTCGGTCTTGAGGTTAGCCTCAAAAACCAACGCTAGGTGGACTTTAATAGGCTTCAACCCTAGATTGCAGTATTCCGTATTTTCCTCAGCCAATTCCTGCAATTGATACCGTTAATTTCTGTTAAAGCCCTGCTGTTCCGGTTCTACAAAAGCGATCGCGACTCACTCATCCTGAACGATTAACCTAGAATTGCTAGATTACTAGTTTTAGCTGTTTTGTAGCTTGTCCAATAGTTCATGACATCTTTAGCCAGCTCTGAAATTTTTTGCCTAATACTTTTTGCCTAATCCTGAATGTATTCCTGGCCTGAGAGCATCGCAATTTCGGCTCGGACGAATTCTCGGCCTAGATAGGCGGCATGATCGAGTCTGGTGATGGGGTTGGCTGCTTCGGACTCAAAGATTTGGATGCAAAGTTCTTTGGCACTTCTGCCGCTGTAAATTTTGGTATGGGTTCGCTCGATTTTTCCCCGAACCGGAATCACTTCGCCTGTTTCTGGGTCAACGGCAAGACCGCGCTCGTTGATGACGTTGGTGTAGTGCTTGGCGCAAATTTGGTTGGCCTCGCGATCGATATAGATGATGAAGTAGCCGCCTGGATCGAGTTCGATGTAGCGGTTGGATAGTTTGTGATCGAGCGCAGTAACCGCTTCAACAAGTTGACTCATGGGATGCAACGTTTAAAGAATGGACATTTGTGACCCTGACTACATTCTACGAAGAGAGGGTGCCCCTGCGGATCAAATCGAGCAGGCTTGTGAGAAGTGATGTCAACTAAGCTTGAGGTTGAAAGTAGCCTAGGTGCTCCTCTCCTTGCCGCTCTGGAACAGAATTGGTCACTGGTTTTAGCCCTAGAAGATCAAACCGGGGTTCGAAGTACTGCCGAATTTCGGTGGGTGTAATGCCAAAGGGAGGGCCACCCGGACGGTGGTGAGTGAAGAAAAGGGCTAGCAGTTGACCTTGGGGTTTAAGCAGGGTGTGGACGAGTTGCACGTAGGTAGGTCGCTGCTCTGGGGCGATCGCGCAGAAGCAGGTATGCTCAATTACGTAGTCAAACTCGCCCGGAAATTCAGCAGCTAAATCAAAAATATCGCGCTGGAGGAATTGAGCTGGGCTTTGGCTGGCTTGGGCTAGCGCGGTAGCGGCGGCGATCGCGGCAGGGGCAAAGTCGAACCCCACTACGTCAAAACCATGTGCTGCAAATAAAAGCGCGTCATAACCACGACCGCAGCCCAGAACCGCAACTCGACCGGGTTTAGGGGCACTTGGCGAACTGAGAAGGGTGACAAACGCTGGTGCAGCTTGCCCCAGATCCCAGCGGTCTGTGCCTTCGTGATACCGTTGTTCCCAATATTCTACTTCTTTGACTGACACCATCAGTAAGATTGTCCTCAATTCGTCTAGTTTAAACAAAACTTCTATGGATAACTCTGCTTCTCGACCACAGACCACGGTGGTATTGGCGATGAGTGCGGATGGCAAAATTGCTGATGTAACGCGATCGCCTGCTCGCTTTGGCTCTGAGGCAGACAAAGCCCATTTGGAGCAACAGGTGGCTCAGGCGGATGCAGTGCTATTTGGGGCGGGTACGTTACGCGCTTACGGCACAACGCTGCGGGTATCTCATCCAGAACTTTTGGCAATGCGATCGCAGCAAGGGAAGCCGCCTCAGCCTGTGCAAATGGTCTGCTCCCGATTGGCTGAATTTGACCCGAATCTCCGCTTTTTTCAGCAGCCTGTTCCTCGTTGGTTGCTGACGACTGCGGCTGGCGCTAAGACTTGGCAGGAAAGGACGGGTTTTGAGCGCATTCTAGTGGCTGAGGCGGCTGAGCAAACCTTGGATTGGGTTACGGCGTTGCAGCAATTAGCAAGCCTAGGGATTCAGCGGTTAGCGGTGCTAGGAGGGGGTGAGTTGGTGGCCTCTTTGATGGCATTGGATTTGATTGATGAACTGTGGCTGACGGTTTGCCCGTTGATCCTGGGCGGAGCGATCGCGCCGACTCCGGTGCAAGGTGTAGGTTTTCCGGCGGAGTTG
This genomic interval from Trichocoleus desertorum ATA4-8-CV12 contains the following:
- a CDS encoding RibD family protein, which translates into the protein MDNSASRPQTTVVLAMSADGKIADVTRSPARFGSEADKAHLEQQVAQADAVLFGAGTLRAYGTTLRVSHPELLAMRSQQGKPPQPVQMVCSRLAEFDPNLRFFQQPVPRWLLTTAAGAKTWQERTGFERILVAEAAEQTLDWVTALQQLASLGIQRLAVLGGGELVASLMALDLIDELWLTVCPLILGGAIAPTPVQGVGFPAELAPRLELRSVETCGPEVFLHYRLQRGKD